From the Salarias fasciatus chromosome 5, fSalaFa1.1, whole genome shotgun sequence genome, the window GGACTCAACTTCCAGATCTGAATAGAAATCCTGGGTTGATCACGGAACGTCTCGACAGAGCTCATTCTGAAATATTTAAGTTAATAGATACTCCGATTTCCCCAATCTGAACAAAATACAGtatgttcatttgtttgttccAGAAAAAGTGTAATCTACAAGAGCTAATAAAGATGCACAAAAAATAACTTCGTCTCCAAactgtttgtttacagctgGATGTTGATATGTTTAAGTTGTGACATCTGAGTAGCGAACCTTTGTTTTCTTGCACaaaaaaatactgcagaatTCCAAGAAGATGAAACCAAactgcaggagaggaaagaaactATTGAGCTTAAAATCTCAAAAAATCGTTAATTGTATGGAGAaggaatattttctttttgaaatttgGTTCACAGATTATGAAAACTCAAAATTCACTGAGATAATTAGAATATTACATAAGATCAATTAAACACGTTTTTTACATGAATTCCTGCATCACTGTGATCAGTCTGGCTCTGCTCAGCCTTCAGCTCATCCACCATGCTGCTCTTATCAATAGGTTCTCTCTGAGGTTCAGATCAGGCCTGTTTGATGGTCGATCAAGCACAGTAAAGCCACAGTGACTGATCCAGtcctgctggaaaatgaaaacatctccATGAAGCTCATCTGGCAATCGATGGAGAATTTGTGCTTCACTTTCTGAACTGagagacaaaaaacatttaCCTTTTCATGACATTTAGATTTTTTGAAATGGGCCTGTTAATGAAATCCTACTCAataattagtgctgtcagttttaatcacattaattgtgattaattaatggaGGGCTGTTaacctcatttttaaaattgcCATTAACCACAGAGTTAGGGTTCGGATTAGCACTTGGCTccaagaggagaaacagagaaaactcatttcactGTGACTGAGACATGGTTTTATTCATCCCTGTTCAGtccaggtgaattatgaggattttagattcttcatttgaagcttgaaaatattacaaaaatcCTCCTGAGGCGTCGATGTTTGAAATAGAAACTGGGACGGGCCTTCCCTCGagcatctcaactttaaaatgttggatggttcaaatcccacattaCTGTTTTCTGATGAGAAACTGCTCCACTGCGTGGTAGACTCTTCAGCTTCAACCCTCAAAGTCACTGATAACGGTGTTAAAGtgccccaggaagaatagctacTGAGATTTCAGCGGCTAATGGGGATcttaataaactaaactaaagtgTGGCGCGGCTGGTCTGCAGGCCGAGCTGAGGCTTCATCCAGCTGCAGTTTTCCTGCAGAGAGTCAGCTGACCGGCTCGCTGCTCCAACATAACTGGGGCCTGTAAATATAGCAACAGGTGTCGGATCCCAGTCCGCCCAAACACAGGGCTGGAACACGGAGGTCCGCAGAACCTCCGCCGAGTTCCTGCTGCAtgatcacacactcagaaatgcacacacacacacactcatagacACGCACACAGAGTGGTCGTCTGCAGGGTGAATTCAAACCTTTTGGTCCAAACAGCGTGGAAGCTTGATGTGGAAACACGTGGGTTCGAAGCTCTGgtttcactcctcctcctcctcctcctcctgcaacaCATGAACAACAGCCTGCAGAGACTCCACAGCCGAGTAAACCAGCACACCACCTCCAGGTAAACAGCTCCGACAGGAAGTTTGAACCAGACGGATGATTTTTACTGTGCTTTAGAaatgactgctgctgcttcaacagACTCAACGTCTCTTCTGACTTCACGTCTTTAAGGCTTTTCAGGTTGAATGCTGTTGTgtagtggttggcactgtctccTCACAGTGAGAGAACCCCTGGTTTGAGGCTTGTGGGGTCTTATGTGTGGAGATTGCATGCGTTTTcactccccacacacacacacacacacacacacacacacacacacacacacacacacacacacacacccctcgtccctctctccctgcaggCCTCCATGGACGTCCACGGGTTTGTGAtgggggaggatgaggaggatgaggaagacgCAGCCATTCAGTACCTGATCGAACAGAgtctgctggagagcagcaaATCCAGAGAGACACCCAGAGGCCCGGGGGGCTCCGGCAGCAGGAGGTGCCGCCGCTCCACCCTCTGCATGAAGCTCCGTCACTCGGTTCAAATCCGTCTCCGGCTGAGTTTTGAAAGAGTTTTCTTCTGTCTTGTGTTGGTGAGCAGCTCTGGAcagaaacctgcagctctggaccTGATCTTCACCGCTATAAGACAAGGTGAGACCACAGGACAAgagaccctaaccctaaaccctaaaccctaaaccctaaccctaaaccctttATCCGGGATTTTGAATTCATTAGAAATTCTGTTaattatgggttttttttcaaaattcatAAATACAACATCTTTAATGTGACAATATTTAATGAAATCAGGGAAAAAAGGATTTAGGACGGGTTTGGTTCCAGGCTCGAGGCCCTGAATGTGTGAAGTTTCATGGCCATTTAACTGAACCTGATGCAGAAAATCAGTTGTTTACTAGAAACTGGACGTTTACCGATGCAGAGGACGGCATGGGGCATCGGGTTCAGCTCGGATTCAACTCCTTTCTGTCCTGCATCGTTTATGTATGGAGCATAAatgatgttttctttaataaGAACCCGTATCGGTTAGTGGCTCAGGGtttgtacttttgtttttaaaaagtggtttTAGTGCAGCCCTAGTAGAACCTGAACCAGTCTGTGGTCCGTCCGTCCATACCCCCCAGGTGATGAGAAGCAGCTGAGGAGTCTGAGCGTCAGGCAGAAGGAGGAGTTCAGTCAGACGGACAGCAGAGGCTGGACGCCGCTCCACGAGGCGGCGGCTCAGAGGAACCAGAGCGTCCTGGAGCTCACGTTCTCCGGTGAGTCTCACCTCCAGAGACCTCAGCCCCGTGACCCCACCTCGTGACCTCACCCCGTGACCCCACCCCGTGACCCCGCCTCGTGACCCCACCCCGTGACCCCACCCCGTGACCCCGCCTCACGACCCCACCCTGTGACCCCACCCCATCACACCGTGTCTGACCTCCAGCCTCGGGCCCGGATTCGCTGGAGCGGCGGACCCCCCGCGGCCAGACGGCGCTCTTCCTGGCGGTGGAACGCGGCCTGATAGAAAacgcctccttcctcctggaccGTGGAGCCAAGCCGGActgccaggaccaggaggaggactcGCCGCTGTTTGTGGGTGAGACGACAGAACGGAATGGAAGCAGGGAGGAAGTTCTGCCTGAGAAAACCTAGAATGAATCTCCACTTTAGGATATTCCCACTCTGTGAAGAGAGACGACGCCACTTCAGAACTTAGTGGATGATCTGAACAGCTCCTCAAACATCTCACAGAAATCCTTCTGCATGGATTAGATTTATTCTACAAtcttataattatttttttttcatatttttaattttatttacatttatttttttagttagTTACATCTTCTATACATTTGCTAATAATTttcaaagatttatttttttttcagttaattgTATGTTTTTTCCAATGATTTATTTCTCACATTCTCacataaacaaaacattttttcttaatatttcaAGTCTATTTGTTTATTAAGATGAATTGATCTAAAATAATGACCAAACTACCGGTACATACATTTGTCCTTGATGTTCTGAATTTATTCATGATGTTAAAAATAGATTTAGCACAGTATTTGATTTATAATAATCTCCTGTAATTTATTGCCGTGAAgaatatttcattaaatatttgtgttttgttgatatTTCCTACATTTCAGTCAGTGTTTTCTGgcgtctcttttttttgtttctgcagcgATTCGCTCTGACCGCTGCGAcctggtgaagctgctgctgctgcgcggcTCCCAGGTGGACCAGCAGGGCTGCCACGGCCGCCGGCCGCTCCACGAGGCGTCCCGGCTGGGCAGGGCGGCGCTGGCgggcctgctgctggaggcggggGCGCGGCCCGACCCCCGCAGCCACTTCGGCCTCACGCCGCTGGCCCTGGCCGCGCAGGGCGGACacctggaggtggtggagctgctgctgaggagaggTGAGCCCGAcgcggaggtcagaggtcaggggtcaggggtggAGGGTCACGGTGCGGTCCGCCCTGCAGGAGCCGACGTCCTCTCCCAGGCGCAGGACGAAGCCTCCATCCTGTACGAGGCGTCGTCCTCCGGCGACCCGGCCGtcgtcagcctgctgctggagtaCGGCGCCGACGCCAACGTGGCCAAACACACCGGGCACATGCCCATCCACCGCCTGGCCCACCGCGGACACCTGGAGTGAGTCTGCCGCCACCatccggggtgtgtgtgtgtgtgtgtttatttcctgTGACCCTGTTTGTGTGCCAGagctctgaagctgctgcttcctgtcaccTCCATCGGGGAAGTCAACGACAGCGGGATGAGTCCTCTTCACTccgcggctgcaggaggacatgCACACTGCATCAaggtgtctgtatgtgtgtgtgtgtgtgtgtgaggtgataAACACTCCCAGTAAACACTCTGTCTCTGGACTCCCATCAGGCCTTGCTGGATGCAGGCTATGACCCGAACTACATGCTCCATCCCTGGGTTCGCCGTAGCTACGACGATGAGAGGAAGTCGGCTCTCTTCTTCGCCGTCACCAACAACGACGTCCCGTCggcgaggctgctgctggaggccggcgCCATGGCCAACCAGGACCCGGTCAAGTGTCTGcaggtgggtgtgtgtttgtgtgtgtctaagTTCCCCGTCATTCCCGTCGACGCTGCTAACCGACTGATTCCGCTCCAGGTGGCGCTGCGGCTGGGAAACTATGAGTTGATCAACCTGCTGCTGCGCTTCGGAGCAAACGTCAACTACTACTGCAAGGTCAACACCACGCACTTCCCGTCGGCGCTGCAGTACGCGCTGAAAGACGAGGTGAggccgccgccccgcctccagcagcagcagctccggtctgacccccccccccccgtctccacCAGGTGGTCCTCAGGATGCTGTGTAACTATGGTTACGACGTGGAGCGCTGCTTCGACTGTCCCTACGGCAACAGCTCGCACGTTCCTGAAGACTACGAAGGATGGAGCAACACGGTGATCAAGGACACCATGGTAACAAACCAGGAAGCAGCTTTCTGTCTCCAGGTTTCCTCTGACGCTGTAACATTTTACTTTACCGTATTTTCTGGACTAGATGTTTCACCCGAGTATAAATCGCttctttcattttgcttttcctCCATGATGAGCCAGCTCTGATTTCTTCATCACAGTAACGGTTTCTCTGCTTCTCTACACaagtttctcacacactctgtttCCCCACTTTAAATTCTGTAAATACAGAAGCAACTGAGGTTTTCCTGTGGTACTGTAGCATACAGACACACCTCCGACATATTCATTtagtaacactttacttgaagcacccggtataactcattataagtacatttatgaAGCATTTTAATGCCaatataacacgtgtagctatagttataaacattcatagatgatcacaatgccaggacctaaccctaaccctaaccctaatcctatgctgtttagtgctgtatagtgggttataaagcattgtgatcatttatgagtgtttataactacttataatgtgttatactggcttaatttacagaatagatttgcaaagcgagacagtcaatatagattaagaggaactgaagttttcaaactaCCGgagtcaagaaccaaattgaaggaaagatgcatcacaacaaaaggaatcaatttatggaataaacttgacagtgaaattaaaaggtctcagtccatttacagcttcaagaaatgtttaaaagcacagttattgggagggtacgactctgCTTTAAAGAATGGGCAAAATTAGAAcgattgtttctttttgtaaatatttcatgatgggtttttttgtattctgatttagtgaaatggttgtatttgattttgtaattattttttttttgatatgttaacaaatctcgacaaattgtcatttattttatgttgataggggcagacattgtaagtctcacttctttctgttccttttcatttctgtcttttaaaaagagtgaaacaaataaaatcaatcaatcaatcaatcaatcaatcaatcaaataccaggtgcttcaagtaaagtgttaccattaattttcttttcatttaaaaaaactttgGCTTATAGtccaaaaaacatttcaaatatattAAATCCCATTTCCCTTTAATGTATCCTTTTCATTGTCATTTAAACGTTTCAAAATAAGGCCCCGTTTATGCAACAATATTTCAAGTAGAAAACTCTGTTTTGGTTCCAGGAGTTttctttacatgacaacagcagaaatgctgaaaacagtcTAGTTTTCATATTAGAATCTGAGACCTGCCCCCCTCCCTGACATCTGCCCCCCCGCTGTGTCTGCCAGTGCAGTTCTGTGAGGTGATCTCCGTCTCGTGGCTGAAGCACCTGTCGGGGCGCCTGGTCCGGATCCTGCTGGACTACGTGGACCACGTGAGCCTGTGCTCCAAGCTGAAGGCGGTGCTGATGGAGCAGGAGCAGTGGCCCGagatctgcagcctgcagggtgagtcctcctcctcccggggCCCTCGGCCCCCCCGGCGCTCCCCTAACCCCCGTGTCTCCGGTCGGTCCAGAGAACCCGCGCCGCCTGCAGCACCTGTGCCGCCTGCGGATCCGCCGCTGCCTCGGCCGCCTGCGGCTCCGCTCGCCGGTCTTCATGAGCTTCGTGCCGCTGCCGGAGCGCCTGAAGGACTTCCTGCGGTACCGGGAGTACGACCTGCTGACCTGACCCTGGATCAGGTCCCACTGGCCTCCAGCCACACTGTATAAAGCCAAATTCATGTACATTTTACAATACAGATGCACTTTGAATTAAAACCACTGATTTActacagcagtgtttcagtgtttagtTTTACAAAGTTTTCACTCCTGAAGACGCCTCATTCGACATAAATCATTCTGAAGAATTTGGAAAAGTCTTACATTTACAGCTCAGAGTCCAGCCAGCTCCTTACTGTGGAGCTTTACTTTGCATTTCCTAAAAGAGAAAATTTCAAGAGGCTTCGATGCCTGAGGCCCGATGTGGAGCCAGAAAGTTAGAATTAACCTTTAGGCCCCGTTTACCCGACGTTATCAAGTAAATACACAAacctttcattttgttttacatgaaaatggtgGTCAGGGCAAGTCCACAGGTCCCAGCCCAGGttctcctgatcctggtcctggtccagaccctcctggtcctggtagttttcGAGCTGAATGTCACCATAACAACAATGCAACCATTCTGTCCACATGTTCTCCCACTGTTCATGTTTCATGCATATTGTTCTCTGGACGGacgtggtttcattacaaaaacagacaacagcaccGACTAGCGGCCCGACGTGAAAACTACACCGTTTTCTAAACGTTGTATAAATGCAAAAACGACACAATTTTATTTGAAACGTCGTCGTGTGAACGATACCTGTGATTTTTGTTTCAAAACCAAAGTTGCAGACAGTTTGAGGACGTTTTCACTCTGAACGTCTCCATCCAGGTGAggaatgaaaataataatagcaataaaaaaaaaaagacgagtcCAAAAGCTTCTGGAAAGATTTAATCTCActtactttcactttttctaaCAAACAGTCAGGATGATGCCAGACGCAGAAAATGCTGCTAAATAAGTCCGATCAATCACTGAGGCTAAAACATCCATGATGGAGGACACGCTGGACCGTGGCTGCTCGGAGAcgacagacagacggagacggGAGGGACGTCCACGTGCATGCGCTTCTTCAGGCTGCTTTAAATGTGAGGTGAAAACAAACCCGGGACTAAAGGAGGCCTCGGTGGGACAGCAGCTACGACTGGAGGCAACTCAAACCAACGTGACGGTAATAAAGAGAGAATAATACTGCTTCTGCTCCCGACGGGTCGCACGCCCCGTCGCTGATCAGTTCTTTACATTTTGTACATTGAGAGGGGGGCGGGACACAtgtaaaagacaaaaacattcacCCACAACGCTGCGGGCAAAAGGTacgataaaaaaataaattatcaccTCcataaaccaaaaaataaaatattcatatttgCTCTGCTTGGGGTcggttcctgctgctgtcctgcagggggcgccgcgGCCTCACCGCCAGCCTCAGGTGGAGGAAGCATAAATAGAGAGTTCTGATTGGTCGCCACCCTCagcgctggagccaatcagaggacacGAATGGAGACGTTGGGACCAATTCTGCTGACAGTCACAGGACCTTTTCTACATAAATACATCTATATTCACTAATATCTCCATAGATCTATAaagtctttctctttttcaggcAGGACTGGGTGATAACTCCACATTTAAAcgtcttttttttgttacatttcaataaaatatcatttaaaaaaacaataatgtgTGGAAAAATAGCAGTTTAGTGCACATAAATGTCACGTTTTGGTGAGATTTTGCACATTTATACATATAATATTGACAGATAAGAAAAATAGTCCTCTCATTAAATTTCCTCTAGCTGTATCACCCAGGCCTCGATCACATATTCCTAAATGTCAACCAATCCCACAGAAGGACGGCGCTGCGCTTGAGCTTTTTTTGGAGACTTTTCATGAAGAACCTTTTGATTTTTGAAACAAGCCAAACCAAGGCGGCTGCGCTGAGTAACACTGAGTGAAGCTACACCAACGCCACAGTTACTGAGGTTAACCTGGTTgtagagccgctgtctctctgttctgatCCAGCTGTTGCCATTTCACTCAACCCCTGTTCATAACATGgggattatagagcatcttcctccctctgagtGATGCAACTCCAGACCAACTCTGCACATGAAAAGTAAAGCAATAGTTACTTCCCGTCTTTAATACTTAGTAAAAAATAACCTGACTGCTTCTTAAAGAAGCAACTCTGAGCAGTTACTAATGTTCAGtaactttaaaaacactgctgactgGTTTCGAAGTGTGAAGACATGAGATCCGACTTTCttacagaggagaaaaactCACATGTATTTAGCTTCTTTCCTGTGTTGGAGCGTTTTGAGTAACTTGAGTAAAAACGGCGTTCGTGCTAACATGTCACACTGATCAGTCGTCCTGAAAGTGAAACTTCagcgttttttttaaataggatTGAACAGATTCGCTTGGAGAGACGCTGCAGACCCTCCGATCTGTGAAACACTGCTGAACGGGTCTAACCGTCATTCTTCTGCTTCtctcagagcaggaaaagccTCGGCCCACCCTCTGGTCTCCGGCGTCCCTAAAAGGGGGTTCCAGACCTCAGATTGGACACCACCGATGTGTCACACAAAGCGTGGTCCTTTTGTGAGATTTGCCGACAGTAATAATGATGATGACGATGGTATAAATCTGAGTGTCTCCTCAGCAGATCTGGGACACTGATGCTTCCGATGTTACACGATAAGTTCACAGGACACCCACTACTGAcaagttctccttttttttttatggacagGACAGTTTATCGATAATCTCTCCAAGAAACCTACGTCTACCGTTTCTGCTGcacctcctctccctccctgaaggggaaaccaaacaaaactggaacgaaaaacaaacaaaacgagTCGTCGTCGTCTTCGTCTGGTGGCCAACTATTGCTTCAGCAGATGATCGAtgggggtgtgtgtgcatgtgtgtgtgtgtgtgtgccgagtCTGTTCACCTGTACAGGTTTGGTTTCTgtagagaaggggggggggggttgaggactggggagggaggggtgaggagtGATCGGGGGGAGGGAGCAAAGTGAGAGTGGGCGTTCCCTGGGAGGCGGCTGATTGGTCACACAGCTCCGTGGACAACTGTTCCCAGgaagtgtctgtgtgagtgagtgagagtgtgtgtgagagtgtgtgagagagtgtgtgtttctgtctgtgtgaggACCGATGTGAGCCGAGTCTTTCAGTGAAACTTAAAGCTGGAATAGAGGCTGTAGTTTCCCACTGcgctgacctgctgcagtgttttattgtttgtgtttcgGTGATAATCTGTCAGAGTCTGTGGATCCTGACGTTCTTCTACCAGATCTGAACAGAGGAACTCTTCCTGGAGTCAGGACTGACtggaaaatgtttaaatctACTTCTGGAGACGATTCACGCTTTGGTTTAAATGTATGATTTGCTCTCATCCTTCGTTCTGCTGTCAAAACTGAAGCgagattcatgttttcatttgaatgaaGGTCCTCACAGCGACAGATGTGcaaactgagtgtgtgtgtgtgtgtgtgtgtgtgtgtgtgtgtgtgtgtgtgcggcctCTATGGCAGGTTGTCGTCCCGCAGGCTCtccaggatctggaccaggcTCTCCAGTCCGAAGACGTAGCCCCGGTCGGGCCCGTCGTGAACCGCCGTGTCGCCACGGAAACCCTTGAAGGTGGAGTGGGCGAAGTCGATCATACGAACGTCCACcagggggggctgctggggcGGGGCGGCAGGGGGGGCGGGCGCTAAACTGGGAGCCGGGGAGGGGGAGTCTGAACGCGAGGGGGGGCGGCAGTCTGacgctgtgggcggggcttgtgtgggtggggggcggggggagggggagggcggagccatCACAGAGCCCGGGCTCAGGCTGTGGCTCGTGTCCGTTTTACAGAGGGCGTCGGGGGGCGACGGGGCGCGGGGGGGCTCCGCGGGGCCCCCGGGGGTCTTCTGCTGCCAGGACCCCAGGCCCGAGGGGGGATCAGGTTCCtggagaaaccacacacacacgcacacgcagacGTGAACCTCTGGTGGACCACTGCAGGcccgcaggaggaggaggacagcgagGACACACCTTTCCCTCGTAGATGATGAGCAGCGAGGACGAGTAGAAGCGGTACGACGCCTGCCGCTCCAGCACCGCCTTCAGGCTGCGCAGCTTGTTGAGCACCGGCTCGAAGAGGTCCCGCCTCAGGCCCTGGCCGTTGTGCAGGTACTGGTAGAGCGCCTCGCGGAAGCCTTCGATCGACAGGCCGCGGCCGTAGTACTTGTTCCTGCAGAGGTAGTGACCCGTGTCCAGCTGGTAgacctgcgggggggggggagacgacGACAGGGGACGACAGGGGACCAGATGAggctctgctcctccatcacAGCTGCAGCACGCGGCCTGTTCCACGCCTCCTCCCACCTGCATGCCGCACACCCGGACTCCCAGCGTGCCCGAAGTGCTCTGTTCGCATTTCTTCATCTGCCGGGCGGCCTTCTCCTCCGAGGCGTCGTCGCCGTGCTGCCGGGTGCCCATCTTCAGGTCCAGGATGCACGGGTACGAGAAGTGGTGGACCACGTTCTCCAACAACAGGAATTCTGGGTAAGGCGCCGCGGTCAAGGGGCGAAACAGCAGCGGCTTCAACACGCAGGACGCAGAGCAGCGTTTAAAATTCAACCCCGAGCTGCAGCTCGGACACGCCCACATGCGCAGGGAAGAGGCTTAGTTTCAGTGATGGGCGGCTCTGTGAGCCTGTTCTGTTCTGATCACATgacgtttcaagagaaaacatttgGTTTAAGTGAAGTTTTATGTTTGTGACGGCTCTGTGTGCCGATGGAGAAGAAACACTGAGCCCTGAGCAGCAGGGGCTGAATGTGttgaagctctctctctctctctctctctctgctcagctgtgttttccaggcagctgcagctcctcctctcttttctctccttctctttgatGCGGTTTGAAACATCAAAACGTGACCTTTAACCTGAAGACCTCGGACACGGCCGATCCTCCCCTGCACAGCCTCGGAGCTGATGGTCAGCTCAGTGTTCTCTCTGACGCCACCAGACAAACAAATAGCAGCAAGAATCATTTACATTCATTCCGCTTTCtgtaaattttaaaataaaaactattagaaatattttcaaatgagCGTCTTTGGTTAAATTTTCATTGCAAGTTATTCtatttaataattttattctatttcttaAGAATGCAATAAATAATACTGATAATCATCAGTTTTCTTCACATGGGTCATACAGTTAtcggaaaaaaaatacaaaaatcatttaaaattgcATAATTTTCCCCAAATATCAGAATACATTTAGTCAGTTTCACATGCATTTTGCTTCACAGCATGTTAAAAATATGCTTTGATAAGATAAATATCAGGCAGAGTGCATGCTGGGTAACGGCTGTGCTCGGCCTCGGACCATCAGGAAGGATACTGAAGAGCTTGCGGTCCTTGGATTCGGACCTCATGCGGCTGAGCTGCTGGCGGTGGCAGCGCAGGCTCCAGGGGTTGTGGCTGATCTTCTCCGACGTCAGGCCGCTGTTCCAGTCCAGCATCTGGAAGGGAACGTCCGAGTGG encodes:
- the asb14a gene encoding dynein heavy chain 12, axonemal isoform X1 is translated as MDVHGFVMGEDEEDEEDAAIQYLIEQSLLESSKSRETPRGPGGSGSRSSGQKPAALDLIFTAIRQGDEKQLRSLSVRQKEEFSQTDSRGWTPLHEAAAQRNQSVLELTFSASGPDSLERRTPRGQTALFLAVERGLIENASFLLDRGAKPDCQDQEEDSPLFVAIRSDRCDLVKLLLLRGSQVDQQGCHGRRPLHEASRLGRAALAGLLLEAGARPDPRSHFGLTPLALAAQGGHLEVVELLLRRGADVLSQAQDEASILYEASSSGDPAVVSLLLEYGADANVAKHTGHMPIHRLAHRGHLEALKLLLPVTSIGEVNDSGMSPLHSAAAGGHAHCIKALLDAGYDPNYMLHPWVRRSYDDERKSALFFAVTNNDVPSARLLLEAGAMANQDPVKCLQVALRLGNYELINLLLRFGANVNYYCKVNTTHFPSALQYALKDEVVLRMLCNYGYDVERCFDCPYGNSSHVPEDYEGWSNTVIKDTMFCEVISVSWLKHLSGRLVRILLDYVDHVSLCSKLKAVLMEQEQWPEICSLQENPRRLQHLCRLRIRRCLGRLRLRSPVFMSFVPLPERLKDFLRYREYDLLT
- the asb14a gene encoding ankyrin repeat and SOCS box protein 14 isoform X2, producing the protein MDVHGFVMGEDEEDEEDAAIQYLIEQSLLESSKSRETPRGPGGSGSRSSGQKPAALDLIFTAIRQGDEKQLRSLSVRQKEEFSQTDSRGWTPLHEAAAQRNQSVLELTFSASGPDSLERRTPRGQTALFLAVERGLIENASFLLDRGAKPDCQDQEEDSPLFVAIRSDRCDLVKLLLLRGSQVDQQGCHGRRPLHEASRLGRAALAGLLLEAGARPDPRSHFGLTPLALAAQGGHLEVVELLLRRGADVLSQAQDEASILYEASSSGDPAVVSLLLEYGADANVAKHTGHMPIHRLAHRGHLEALKLLLPVTSIGEVNDSGMSPLHSAAAGGHAHCIKALLDAGYDPNYMLHPWVRRSYDDERKSALFFAVTNNDVPSARLLLEAGAMANQDPVKCLQVALRLGNYELINLLLRFGANVNYYCKVNTTHFPSALQYALKDEVVLRMLCNYGYDVERCFDCPYGNSSHVPEDYEGWSNTVIKDTMCSSVR
- the ip6k1 gene encoding inositol hexakisphosphate kinase 1, encoding MCLPHTNNMDSKLQGAGPGGGASLRPRAGGVPLEPFIHQVGGHTSMMRYDDHTVCKPLISREQRFYESLPPEMKEFTPEYKGVVLVCFEGDSDGYINLVAYPYVESHMEGGPGEHEERDPPEREQPRRKHSRRSLHRSSSSSEHKEDRPERREAHDADAPENLGELKSPRLDPKIHSDVPFQMLDWNSGLTSEKISHNPWSLRCHRQQLSRMRSESKDRKLFKFLLLENVVHHFSYPCILDLKMGTRQHGDDASEEKAARQMKKCEQSTSGTLGVRVCGMQVYQLDTGHYLCRNKYYGRGLSIEGFREALYQYLHNGQGLRRDLFEPVLNKLRSLKAVLERQASYRFYSSSLLIIYEGKEPDPPSGLGSWQQKTPGGPAEPPRAPSPPDALCKTDTSHSLSPGSVMAPPSPSPRPPPTQAPPTASDCRPPSRSDSPSPAPSLAPAPPAAPPQQPPLVDVRMIDFAHSTFKGFRGDTAVHDGPDRGYVFGLESLVQILESLRDDNLP